A stretch of the Clarias gariepinus isolate MV-2021 ecotype Netherlands chromosome 26, CGAR_prim_01v2, whole genome shotgun sequence genome encodes the following:
- the ankrd33ba gene encoding ankyrin repeat domain-containing protein 33B: MLLMRDREDGGDSAPGKLKPKLGSSAHIHPATTHSDYDECHDSEEDYEDYDELYDSDTHSIASDDSFYPPDGELQESECAPCPEVTSLFRACSSNNALSVKALIRQGVTEEEVRETDRNNRTGLMVACYHAYVDVVIALSLCPHLDVNSQDKEGNTALITAAQAGHITVTNYLLNYFPGLDLEKRNCHGFTALMKAAMQGRVDCVRALIMAGADLEARDSGRKLTPREWALFTGRYETAFVIQRLIHRPCPEQCSDSYQPEWPLLPALVAKSQQRKGCVQKMMESLRSFFNISNVTEASEDGVFDHMVQMTTALGSPFVAMSCRTVCPGSPPCVGKRRYSVQEILKKQRTRQLKGLGPERLENYRRLFQNSRVTLVPKAKDRRASLQPLAAKDSSPLRRGSLLPLHLARRSSVRPGLVVPKLRITKASGPTHKPEKERRKSSCNSGQFLQVPKWRYKELKEERKKAEEAEKKRLEAISKRHLPGGKQKKL; encoded by the exons ATGTTGCTGATGAGGGACCGGGAGGATGGTGGAGACTCCGCACCGGGCAAACTCAAACCCAAACTCGGCAGCTCGGCGCACATCCATCCCGCCACGACGCACAGCGACTACGACGAGTGTCACGACTCTGAGGAGGACTACGAGGACTACGATGAGCTCTACGACTCGGACACACACAGCATCGCCTCGGATGACTCGTTCTACCCGCCCGATGGAGAGCTCCAGGAGTCGGAGTGCGCACCATGTCCGGAGGTCACGTCCCTGTTCCGAGCCTGCAGCAGCAACAACGCGCTCTCGGTCAAGGCTCTGATCAGGCAGGGTGTGACGGAGGAAGAGGTCCgagaaacagacagaaacaACCGG ACTGGGCTGATGGTGGCGTGTTATCATGCCTACGTGGACGTGGTCATCGCACTTTCACTGTGTCCTCACCTGGACGTGAACTCCCAGGACAAGGAGGGCAACACGGCCCTGATCACAGCCGCACAGGCCG GCCACATCACAGTCACTAACTACCTGCTGAACTACTTCCCTGGCCTTGACCTTGAGAAGAGGAACTGTCACGGCTTCACCGCGCTGATGAAAGCTGCCATGCAGGGCCGAGTGGACTGTGTCCGAGCGCTGATCATGGCAG GAGCTGATCTGGAAGCCAGAGACAGCGGGCGTAAACTGACTCCTCGTGAGTGGGCGCTGTTCACCGGACGTTATGAGACGGCTTTCGTCATACAGCGACTCATCCATCGGCCGTGTCCTGAACAGTGCTCCGACTCGTACCAGCCCGAGTGGCCCTTATTACCCGCCCTGGTGGCCAAATCGCAACAGCGCAAAGGCTGTGTCCAGAAAATGATGGAGTCCCTGCGCAGCTTCTTCAACATCAGCAACGTGACAGAAGCTTCCGAGGACGGCGTCTTCGACCACATGGTGCAGATGACAACAGCTCTGGGCAGTCCATTCGTCGCCATGTCTTGTCGGACGGTGTGTCCCGGTAGTCCTCCTTGTGTCGGGAAACGCCGCTACTCTGTCCAGGAGATCCTAAAAAAGCAGCGCACGAGGCAGCTCAAAGGACTCGGACCTGAACGCCTAGAGAACTACAGACGCCTCTTCCAGAACTCTCGCGTCACTCTGGTGCCTAAAGCTAAAGACAGGCGTGCTAGCCTTCAACCGCTGGCTGCTAAGGACTCTTCACCTCTACGGAGAGGAAGTCTCCTCCCGCTCCACCTGGCGAGACGGAGCAGCGTGAGACCGGGCCTGGTGGTGCCCAAGCTGCGGATCACCAAGGCTTCAGGGCCAACGCACAAGCCGGAGAAGGAGCGGCGCAAAAGTAGCTGCAACAGTGGCCAGTTCCTTCAGGTTCCCAAGTGGAGATACAAAGAGCTAAAAGAAGAACGAAAGAAGGCAGAGGAAGCCGAGAAGAAACGTCTGGAGGCGATCTCTAAGCGCCACCTCCCTGGTGGTAAACAGAAGAAACTCTAG